The Corylus avellana chromosome ca8, CavTom2PMs-1.0 genome has a segment encoding these proteins:
- the LOC132189242 gene encoding villin-4-like, with product MSVSMRDLDPAFQGAGQKAGLEIWRIENFRPVPVAKSAHGKFFTGDSYVIFKTTALKSGALRHDIHYWLGKDTSQDEAGTAAIKTVELDAALGGRAVQYREVQGHETERFLSYFKPCIIPQEGGVSSGFKHAEPEEHKTRLYVCKGKHVVHVKEIPFARASLNHDDIFILDTKSKIFQFNGSNSSIQERAKALEVVQYIKDSYHDGKCEVAAIEDGKLMADAETGEFWGFFGGFAPLPRKPASDEDKTVGSHPTKLLCIEKGKAEPVEADALTRDLLDTNKCYLLDCGIEVFVWMGRNTSLDERKSASGAAEELVHGSDRPKSHIIRVIEGFETVMFRSKFDSWPQTTDVAVSEDGRGKVAALLKRQGVNVKGLLKADPVKEEPQPYIDCTGNLQVWRVSGEEKILLPASDQSKFYSGDCYIFQYSYPGEDREEYLIGTWFGKQSVEGERASAISLASKMVESLKFLPAQARIYEGNEPIQFYSIFQSFIVFKGGLSDGYKNYIAERGIPDETYKEDGIALFRVQGTGPDNMQAIQVEAVASSLNSSYCYILHSDSTIFTWCGSLTSSDNQELLERQLDLIKPNLQSKTQKEGAESDQFWALLGEKSEYPSQKIVRDAESDSHLFSCNFSKGNLKVTEIYNFTQDDLMTEDIFILDCHSEIFVWVGQNVDSKSRVHALTIGENFLEHDFLLEKLSREAPIYIVMEGSEPPFFTRFFNWDSAKSSMLGNSFQRKLTLVKTGGTPTVDKPKRRTPVSYGGRSSVPEKSQRSRSMSFSPDRVRVRGRSPAFNALAATFENPNARNLSTPPPVVRKLYPRSVTPDSASKSAAIAALTATFEQPPPAREAIIPRSVKVSPPAQKQKPDTNDKENSMSSRIGSLTIQEDVKEGEAEDEEGLPIFPYERLKIISTDPVSEIDVTKRETYLSSEEFREKFGMKKEAFYKLPKWKQNKLKMALQLF from the exons ACAACTGCCTTAAAAAGTGGAGCCTTGCGTCATGATATCCATTATTGGCTTGGTAAAGATACCTCTCAG GACGAAGCTGGTACGGCAGCCATCAAGACAGTTGAACTTGATGCAGCTCTTGGAGGACGTGCTGTTCAGTATCGTGAAGTACAGGGCCATGAAACTGAAAGGTTCCTATCCTATTTTAAGCCATGTATTATACCTCAAGAAGGTGGAGTTTCATCAGGATTCAAACATGCTGAGCCTGAAGAGCACAAGACACGGTTGTATGTCTGCAAAGGAAAACATGTTGTCCATGTAAAAGAG ATTCCCTTTGCTCGAGCTTCACTCAACCATGATGACATTTTTATTCTGGATACAAAGTCTAAGATCTTCCAATTTAATGGTTCCAACTCATCCATTCAAGAGAGGGCTAAGGCATTAGAAGTTGTTCAGTACATTAAAGATTCTTATCATGATGGGAAATGTGAGGTAGCTGCCATTG AGGATGGAAAATTGATGGCTGATGCTGAAACTGGAGAATTTTGGGGTTTCTTTGGTGGCTTTGCTCCACTTCCTAGGAAACCAGCTAGCGACGAGGATAAGACTGTTGGTTCTCATCCTACTAAGCTACTCTG CATTGAGAAGGGCAAGGCAGAACCTGTTGAGGCTGATGCTTTGACGAGGGACTTGCTAGACACAAATAAATGCTATCTACTAGATTGTGGGATAGAAGTGTTTGTATGGATGGGGAGAAACACCTCTCTTGATGAAAGAAAGAGTGCAAGCGGAGCTGCAGAA GAGCTAGTCCATGGCTCTGATCGACCAAAGTCTCACATTATTCGTGTAATTGAGGGATTTGAGACGGTGATGTTCCGGTCCAAGTTTGATTCATGGCCTCAGACAACTGATGTAGCTGTGTCAGAGGATGGTAGAGGCAAAGTTGCAG CACTCCTAAAACGCCAAGGGGTTAACGTGAAGGGTTTGTTGAAAGCTGATCCAGTCAAAGAAGAACCCCAACCATACATCGACTGCACTGGGAATCTACAG GTTTGGCGTGTGAGTGGCGAGGAAAAGATTCTCCTTCCAGCTTCTGATCAGTCAAAATTTTACAGTGGAGACTGCTATATCTTTCAGTATTCATATCCAGGAGAAGACAGAGAGGAATACCTTATAGGAACATGGTTTGGAAAGCAGAGTGTTGAG GGTGAAAGGGCTTCAGCTATTTCACTGGCAAGCAAGATGGTAGAGTCATTGAAGTTTCTGCCTGCTCAG GCCCGCATCTATGAGGGAAATGAACCAATTCAGTTTTATTCAATCTTCCAGAGCTTCATAGTTTTTAAG GGCGGTCTTAGTGACGGATACAAAAATTACATTGCGGAGAGGGGAATTCCAGATGAGACATATAAAGAGGACGGCATTGCATTATTTCGAGTCCAGGGCACTGGGCCTGATAATATGCAAGCAATACAAGTTGAAGCA GTTGCATCATCTTTGAATTCTTCCTACTGTTATATTTTACATAGCGACTCCACCATCTTTACATGGTGTGGAAGCCTCACAAGCTCGGATAACCAGGAGCTGCTTGAGAGGCAACTTGATCTGATAAAG CCAAACTTACAGTCCAAAACACAAAAGGAAGGTGCTGAATCTGACCAGTTTTGGGCTTTGTTAGGAGAAAAATCTGAATACCCCAGCCAAAAGATTGTCAGGGATGCTGAAAGTGATTCTCATCTATTTTCTTGCAATTTCTCAAAAG GAAATTTGAAG GTGACAGAGATATATAACTTCACCCAGGATGATTTGATGACTGAAGATATATTCATCCTTGATTGTCACTCAGAGATCTTTGTCTGGGTTGGCCAAAATGTTGATTCCAAGAGCAGAGTGCATGCTTTAACTATAGGGGAG AATTTTCTTGAGCATGATTTTCTTCTAGAAAAGTTATCTCGTGAAGCTCCTATATATATTGTCATGGAAGGGAGTGAGCCACCTTTCTTCACGCGCTTCTTCAATTGGGACTCTGCAAAATCTTCT ATGCTTGGGAACTCATTCCAAAGGAAACTTACCTTGGTGAAAACTGGGGGTACTCCAACTGTTGAT AAACCCAAACGGAGAACACCTGTATCTTATGGAGGAAGGTCTAGTGTCCCCGAAAAATCACAACGTTCCAGAAGCATGTCTTTCAGTCCTGACCGAGTTCGTGTGAGGGGCAGGTCTCCAGCTTTCAATGCACTAGCAGCTACTTTTGAGAACCCTAATGCCAGAAACCTTTCAACTCCACCCCCAGTTGTGAGAAAGCTCTACCCAAGATCTGTGACCCCGGATTCAGCTTCCAAATCTGCAGCTATAGCAGCACTAACTGCCACTTTTGAACAGCCGCCACCAGCACGAGAAGCTATTATACCTCGATCTGTCAAGG TGAGCCCGCCTGCCCAGAAACAAAAACCAGACACAAATGATAAGGAGAATTCAATGAGCAGCAGAATAGGATCCCTTACTATTCAGGAAGATGTGAAAGAGGGTGAAGCTGAAGATGAGGAAGGTCTCCCTATATTCCCATATGAACGCCTGAAAATAATATCAACAGATCCTGTTTCAGAAATTGACGTGACCAAGCGAGAG ACTTATCTGTCATCAGAGGAATTCAGGGAGAAATTTGGTATGAAGAAGGAAGCCTTTTACAAGTTGCCCAAATGGAAACAGAACAAGCTCAAAATGGCCCTTCAATTATTCTGA